In a genomic window of Salmo trutta chromosome 32, fSalTru1.1, whole genome shotgun sequence:
- the LOC115171549 gene encoding ankyrin repeat and SOCS box protein 16-like, producing MSRDTFTFSSAALHSLKVDQELQEWEDKRQALAHRRAMSRPPVSRASRPPPRQQRGLQEIRVYEARCRDTTIHNTFMCGDMKGVHTVLKDPCMVNALMETVHEEMVWAPELGMWTMSSKIKQTSALRLAASKGHSGCVEELLFRGAEVDADPGGSTALHDACIGGHDSCIQLLLSHGADPDLLAEDSSAPLHLCNTAQTFQCAELLVTGGAEVNVLTSETKLTPLHVVARRGLEEHVKLFLSHGADVSARNREGETPLNAACGGAERPAEAGRYLRVVQMLLGAGAEPCTAGRKHHTPLHNACSNCSPRIAEILLQHGAKADVQNCAGYCMDCLLQVVEDYPDQHPEAVARSLLNHGAKAGKSLMLKLCLLSPATLEVMLNCYAVVPSCEEWMQSIPLEIHETHQGFFDSVRQMTSQPRSLQHLCRCALRRHLGKGIDAAISRLDIPSSLMEYLLLRNDGEIQ from the exons ATGTCCAGGGACACATTTACCTTCAGCTCAGCCGCCTTGCATTCTCTGAAAGTGGATCAGGAGCTCCAGGAGTGGGAGGATAAGCGGCAGGCATTGGCTCACAGGAGGGCCATGAGCCGGCCACCTGTGTCCCGGGCCTCCAGACCCCCTCCCAGACAGCAGCGGGGCCTCCAGGAGATCCGGGTCTATGAGGCCCGATGCAGAGACACCACAATCCACAACACATTCATGTGTGGGGACATGAAGGGAGTGCACACTGTGTTAAAGGACCCCTGCATGGTCAACGCACTGATGGAAACAGTACATGAGGAGATGGTGTGGGCTCCAGAGCTGG GGATGTGGACCATGAGCTCCAAGATCAAGCAGACATCTGCATTGCGTCTGGCAGCCAGCAAGGGACACTCAGGCTGTGTGGAGGAGCTTCTGTTTCGAGGGGCGGAGGTGGATGCTGACCCTGGTGGCAGCACAGCCCTGCATGATGCCTGTATAGGTGGCCATGACAGCTGTATCCAGCTGCTGCTATCCCATGGAGCAGACCCTGACCTGCTGGCAGAAGACAGCAGTGCACCCCTTCACCTCTGCAACACAGCCCAGACATTTCA GTGTGCTGAGCTGCTGGTTACGGGTGGGGCAGAGGTCAATGTGTTGACCAGTGAAACAAAGCTAACGCCCCTCCATGTGGTGGCTCGTCGGGGTCTGGAGGAGCATGTGAAGCTCTTTCTGTCCCATGGAGCTGACGTGTCAGCCAGGAACCGTGAGGGGGAGACCCCCCTGAATGCAGCCTGTGGTGGGGCTGAGAGGCCTGCCGAGGCTGGGCGGTACCTCCGTGTGGTCCAGATGCTGCTGGGAGCTGGGGCTGAGCCCTGCACTGCAGGCAGGAAACACCACACACCTCTACACAATGCCTGTAGTAACTGCAGCCCACGCATTGCAGAAATTTTACTCCAACATGGAGCCAAAGCAGATGTGCAGAACTGTGCGGGATACTGCATGGACTGTCTGTTACAG GTGGTAGAGGACTATCCAGACCAGCATCCTGAGGCTGTAGCACGCTCCCTCCTAAACCACGGGGCCAAGGCCGGTAAAAGCTTG ATGCTGAAACTctgcctcctctcccctgccACTCTGGAGGTAATGCTGAACTGCTATGCTGTTGTCCCTTCCTGTGAGGAATGGATGCAGTCTATCCCTCTTGAGATACATGAG ACGCACCAGGGTTTCTTTGACTCTGTGAGGCAGATGACTAGCCAGCCCCGCTCCCTGCAGCATCTGTGCCGCTGTGCTCTGCGCCGCCACTTAGGAAAAGGTATCGACGCAGCTATCAGTAGATTGGACATCCCCAGCTCTCTGATGGAGTATCTACTACTTCGGAATGACGGGGAGATCCAGTGA
- the LOC115171548 gene encoding uncharacterized protein C17orf53 homolog isoform X1, whose protein sequence is MTAMACKWNGLFNVGEDFDDEDLLEMDWSAPSVSASTVSSAAQSCFLRSTAASTPAASYGQNNSHQPSTEGILAHRGLSNGPGSENATPSSVGQSAALGLRHLSTSKPLPSFPLPPLHLPTLSRGPCTVTQQSSSPAQQMKSNTTGQQEAPSPQDDFDDWDVDLADLDESDPQMSTWAQVQETAPAADLTKPSDDSVSPAKRLRPTACGGAQTGPSVGLRGFSTSNQTSGLPSSNILHRSSFPGPFASPRPDPSATFLLAPPQSPVFPGLTMASSPFPRPVTPRPVRGLPSQVQRPWATPLAQGRSLFDPISPAPSSRFGGPMPSPSLTPRSLHTPVFTNHLIQLVSNSNKTPQRPSSDHIRPNTRRFPGPAGILPQQQLRGQSLDDIVVAIPQTPAHGAVARLPSQVPSSQTEEEDFSGGPWAAMKAEMGLDERNSSCFLHSYSVAMVLRKAALKQLAKNKVPNMAVVLKSILHTHADAKAVFRDPTGEMQGTVHRRLLEDRLGELKTGAVLLLKQVGVFSPSHRNHYLNVTPNNLLRIYPPDGSTLSSTQTQLLPLHLEPMLESPDQSSSVPGVPVSQMELFYDDDDEEDVRAPLVSADSGAGSSSVPQGPPAAPLDLSWDADDLDELLGELPVESYCL, encoded by the exons ATGACTGCTATG GCTTGCAAGTGGAATGGATTATTTAACGTTGGGGAGGACTTCGATGATGAG gATCTCCTTGAGATGGACTGGTCTGCTCCATCAGTGTCTGCTAGCACAGTGTCCTCTGCAGCACAGTCCTGTTTCCTCCGTTCAACTGCAGCATCAACTCCTGCTGCCTCCTACGGCCAGAATAACTCACATCAACCATCCACAGAAGGCATACTTGCCCATAGGGGCCTGTCGAATGGCCCAGGGTCAGAGAATGCAACACCGAGCAGTGTAGGGCAGTCTGCTGCTTTGGGTTTGAGACATCTCTCTACATCTAAACCACTGCCCTcattccctcttccccctctccaccttcCTACACTGAGTAGGGGACCGTGTACAGTTACCCAACAGAGCTCCTCACCAGCTCAACAGATGAAGTCAAACACAACAGGACAGCAAGAGGCCCCCTCGCCGCAGGATGACTTTGATGATTGGGATGTTGACCTGGCAGACCTAGATGAAAGTGATCCACAGATGAGCACTTGGGCTCAGGTCCAAGAAACTGCTCCAGCTGCAGATCTAACCAAGCCCAGTGATGACTCTGTATCCCCAGCCAAAAGACTACGGCCCACAGCCTGTGGTGGTGCTCAAACCGGGCCCAGTGTGGGTCTGAGAGGATTCAGTACCTCTAATCAAACGTCTGGTCTTCCCAGTAGTAATATACTCCACAGGTCCTCATTCCCTGGCCCCTTCGCCTCTCCCCGCCCTGATCCTAGTGCTACTTTCCTCCTAGCTCCACCCCAGAGCCCAGTGTTTCCTGGCCTCACCATGGCCTCCAGCCCCTTCCCCAGGCCTGTGACCCCCAGGCCAGTCAGAGGGCTTCCTTCCCAGGTACAGAGGCCCTGGGCTACACCTCTGGCTCAGGGACGCAGCCTTTTTGACCCCATCTCCCCAGCCCCCTCTAGTAGGTTTGGTGGACCCATGCCTTCCCCCAGTCTCACCCCCCGTTCCCTCCACACGCCCGTCTTCACTAACCACTTGATTCAGCTGGTGTCCAACTCCAACAAGACCCCCCAGAGACCCAGTTCTGACCACATCCGGCCCAATACCCGCCGCTTCCCCGGGCCTGCAGGAATCCTACCACAACAG CAGCTCCGTGGGCAGAGCCTGGATGACATTGTGGTGGCCATTCCTCAGACACCTGCACATGGGGCCGTGGCTCGACTGCCCAGTCAG GTTCCCAGCTCTCAGACTGAGGAAGAGGATTTCAGTGGAGGTCCGTGGGCAGCGATGAAGGCAGAGATGGGATTGGACGAAAGGAACTCCTCCTGTTTTCTGCACTCTTACAGCGTGGCCATGGTCCTCCGCAAG GCGGCCCTGAAACAGCTGGCGAAGAACAAGGTCCCCAACATGGCTGTGGTACTAAAGAGCATCCTCCACACACACGCTGATGCCAAGGCTGTGTTCAGGGATCCCACAG gAGAGATGCAGGGCACAGTGCACCGGCGCCTCCTAGAGGACAGACTAGGGGAGCTCAAGACAGGGGCTGTACTGCTGCTCAAACAG GTGGGCGTGTTCTCTCCGTCCCACCGTAACCACTACCTGAACGTGACACCCAACAACCTCCTGAGGATCTACCCTCCTGACGGCTCGACCCTGTCCTCCACACAGACCCAGCTGCTCCCACTCCACCTG GAGCCAATGTTGGAATCACCTGATCAGTCCTCCAGTGTCCCAGGAGTCCCTGTGTCTCAGATGGAGTTGttctatgatgatgatgatgaagaggatgtTCGGGCCCCACTGGTCTCTGCAGACTCTGGAGCGGGCTCCTCTAGTGTTCCACAGGGCCCCCCTGCTGCACCACTGGACCTGTCCTGGGACGCAG ATGACCTTGATGAGCTTCTTGGGGAGTTGCCTGTTGAGTCCTACTGCCTCTGA
- the LOC115171548 gene encoding uncharacterized protein C17orf53 homolog isoform X3 → MTAMACKWNGLFNVGEDFDDEDLLEMDWSAPSVSASTVSSAAQSCFLRSTAASTPAASYGQNNSHQPSTEGILAHRGLSNGPGSENATPSSVGQSAALGLRHLSTSKPLPSFPLPPLHLPTLSRGPCTVTQQSSSPAQQMKSNTTGQQEAPSPQDDFDDWDVDLADLDESDPQMSTWAQVQETAPAADLTKPSDDSVSPAKRLRPTACGGAQTGPSVGLRGFSTSNQTSGLPSSNILHRSSFPGPFASPRPDPSATFLLAPPQSPVFPGLTMASSPFPRPVTPRPVRGLPSQVQRPWATPLAQGRSLFDPISPAPSSRFGGPMPSPSLTPRSLHTPVFTNHLIQLVSNSNKTPQRPSSDHIRPNTRRFPGPAGILPQQLRGQSLDDIVVAIPQTPAHGAVARLPSQVPSSQTEEEDFSGGPWAAMKAEMGLDERNSSCFLHSYSVAMVLRKAALKQLAKNKVPNMAVVLKSILHTHADAKAVFRDPTGEMQGTVHRRLLEDRLGELKTGAVLLLKQVGVFSPSHRNHYLNVTPNNLLRIYPPDGSTLSSTQTQLLPLHLEPMLESPDQSSSVPGVPVSQMELFYDDDDEEDVRAPLVSADSGAGSSSVPQGPPAAPLDLSWDADDLDELLGELPVESYCL, encoded by the exons ATGACTGCTATG GCTTGCAAGTGGAATGGATTATTTAACGTTGGGGAGGACTTCGATGATGAG gATCTCCTTGAGATGGACTGGTCTGCTCCATCAGTGTCTGCTAGCACAGTGTCCTCTGCAGCACAGTCCTGTTTCCTCCGTTCAACTGCAGCATCAACTCCTGCTGCCTCCTACGGCCAGAATAACTCACATCAACCATCCACAGAAGGCATACTTGCCCATAGGGGCCTGTCGAATGGCCCAGGGTCAGAGAATGCAACACCGAGCAGTGTAGGGCAGTCTGCTGCTTTGGGTTTGAGACATCTCTCTACATCTAAACCACTGCCCTcattccctcttccccctctccaccttcCTACACTGAGTAGGGGACCGTGTACAGTTACCCAACAGAGCTCCTCACCAGCTCAACAGATGAAGTCAAACACAACAGGACAGCAAGAGGCCCCCTCGCCGCAGGATGACTTTGATGATTGGGATGTTGACCTGGCAGACCTAGATGAAAGTGATCCACAGATGAGCACTTGGGCTCAGGTCCAAGAAACTGCTCCAGCTGCAGATCTAACCAAGCCCAGTGATGACTCTGTATCCCCAGCCAAAAGACTACGGCCCACAGCCTGTGGTGGTGCTCAAACCGGGCCCAGTGTGGGTCTGAGAGGATTCAGTACCTCTAATCAAACGTCTGGTCTTCCCAGTAGTAATATACTCCACAGGTCCTCATTCCCTGGCCCCTTCGCCTCTCCCCGCCCTGATCCTAGTGCTACTTTCCTCCTAGCTCCACCCCAGAGCCCAGTGTTTCCTGGCCTCACCATGGCCTCCAGCCCCTTCCCCAGGCCTGTGACCCCCAGGCCAGTCAGAGGGCTTCCTTCCCAGGTACAGAGGCCCTGGGCTACACCTCTGGCTCAGGGACGCAGCCTTTTTGACCCCATCTCCCCAGCCCCCTCTAGTAGGTTTGGTGGACCCATGCCTTCCCCCAGTCTCACCCCCCGTTCCCTCCACACGCCCGTCTTCACTAACCACTTGATTCAGCTGGTGTCCAACTCCAACAAGACCCCCCAGAGACCCAGTTCTGACCACATCCGGCCCAATACCCGCCGCTTCCCCGGGCCTGCAGGAATCCTACCACAACAG CTCCGTGGGCAGAGCCTGGATGACATTGTGGTGGCCATTCCTCAGACACCTGCACATGGGGCCGTGGCTCGACTGCCCAGTCAG GTTCCCAGCTCTCAGACTGAGGAAGAGGATTTCAGTGGAGGTCCGTGGGCAGCGATGAAGGCAGAGATGGGATTGGACGAAAGGAACTCCTCCTGTTTTCTGCACTCTTACAGCGTGGCCATGGTCCTCCGCAAG GCGGCCCTGAAACAGCTGGCGAAGAACAAGGTCCCCAACATGGCTGTGGTACTAAAGAGCATCCTCCACACACACGCTGATGCCAAGGCTGTGTTCAGGGATCCCACAG gAGAGATGCAGGGCACAGTGCACCGGCGCCTCCTAGAGGACAGACTAGGGGAGCTCAAGACAGGGGCTGTACTGCTGCTCAAACAG GTGGGCGTGTTCTCTCCGTCCCACCGTAACCACTACCTGAACGTGACACCCAACAACCTCCTGAGGATCTACCCTCCTGACGGCTCGACCCTGTCCTCCACACAGACCCAGCTGCTCCCACTCCACCTG GAGCCAATGTTGGAATCACCTGATCAGTCCTCCAGTGTCCCAGGAGTCCCTGTGTCTCAGATGGAGTTGttctatgatgatgatgatgaagaggatgtTCGGGCCCCACTGGTCTCTGCAGACTCTGGAGCGGGCTCCTCTAGTGTTCCACAGGGCCCCCCTGCTGCACCACTGGACCTGTCCTGGGACGCAG ATGACCTTGATGAGCTTCTTGGGGAGTTGCCTGTTGAGTCCTACTGCCTCTGA
- the LOC115171548 gene encoding uncharacterized protein C17orf53 homolog isoform X2: protein MDYLTLGRTSMMRCCKLIYTDLLEMDWSAPSVSASTVSSAAQSCFLRSTAASTPAASYGQNNSHQPSTEGILAHRGLSNGPGSENATPSSVGQSAALGLRHLSTSKPLPSFPLPPLHLPTLSRGPCTVTQQSSSPAQQMKSNTTGQQEAPSPQDDFDDWDVDLADLDESDPQMSTWAQVQETAPAADLTKPSDDSVSPAKRLRPTACGGAQTGPSVGLRGFSTSNQTSGLPSSNILHRSSFPGPFASPRPDPSATFLLAPPQSPVFPGLTMASSPFPRPVTPRPVRGLPSQVQRPWATPLAQGRSLFDPISPAPSSRFGGPMPSPSLTPRSLHTPVFTNHLIQLVSNSNKTPQRPSSDHIRPNTRRFPGPAGILPQQQLRGQSLDDIVVAIPQTPAHGAVARLPSQVPSSQTEEEDFSGGPWAAMKAEMGLDERNSSCFLHSYSVAMVLRKAALKQLAKNKVPNMAVVLKSILHTHADAKAVFRDPTGEMQGTVHRRLLEDRLGELKTGAVLLLKQVGVFSPSHRNHYLNVTPNNLLRIYPPDGSTLSSTQTQLLPLHLEPMLESPDQSSSVPGVPVSQMELFYDDDDEEDVRAPLVSADSGAGSSSVPQGPPAAPLDLSWDADDLDELLGELPVESYCL from the exons ATGGATTATTTAACGTTGGGGAGGACTTCGATGATGAGGTGCTGCAAACTGATTTACACA gATCTCCTTGAGATGGACTGGTCTGCTCCATCAGTGTCTGCTAGCACAGTGTCCTCTGCAGCACAGTCCTGTTTCCTCCGTTCAACTGCAGCATCAACTCCTGCTGCCTCCTACGGCCAGAATAACTCACATCAACCATCCACAGAAGGCATACTTGCCCATAGGGGCCTGTCGAATGGCCCAGGGTCAGAGAATGCAACACCGAGCAGTGTAGGGCAGTCTGCTGCTTTGGGTTTGAGACATCTCTCTACATCTAAACCACTGCCCTcattccctcttccccctctccaccttcCTACACTGAGTAGGGGACCGTGTACAGTTACCCAACAGAGCTCCTCACCAGCTCAACAGATGAAGTCAAACACAACAGGACAGCAAGAGGCCCCCTCGCCGCAGGATGACTTTGATGATTGGGATGTTGACCTGGCAGACCTAGATGAAAGTGATCCACAGATGAGCACTTGGGCTCAGGTCCAAGAAACTGCTCCAGCTGCAGATCTAACCAAGCCCAGTGATGACTCTGTATCCCCAGCCAAAAGACTACGGCCCACAGCCTGTGGTGGTGCTCAAACCGGGCCCAGTGTGGGTCTGAGAGGATTCAGTACCTCTAATCAAACGTCTGGTCTTCCCAGTAGTAATATACTCCACAGGTCCTCATTCCCTGGCCCCTTCGCCTCTCCCCGCCCTGATCCTAGTGCTACTTTCCTCCTAGCTCCACCCCAGAGCCCAGTGTTTCCTGGCCTCACCATGGCCTCCAGCCCCTTCCCCAGGCCTGTGACCCCCAGGCCAGTCAGAGGGCTTCCTTCCCAGGTACAGAGGCCCTGGGCTACACCTCTGGCTCAGGGACGCAGCCTTTTTGACCCCATCTCCCCAGCCCCCTCTAGTAGGTTTGGTGGACCCATGCCTTCCCCCAGTCTCACCCCCCGTTCCCTCCACACGCCCGTCTTCACTAACCACTTGATTCAGCTGGTGTCCAACTCCAACAAGACCCCCCAGAGACCCAGTTCTGACCACATCCGGCCCAATACCCGCCGCTTCCCCGGGCCTGCAGGAATCCTACCACAACAG CAGCTCCGTGGGCAGAGCCTGGATGACATTGTGGTGGCCATTCCTCAGACACCTGCACATGGGGCCGTGGCTCGACTGCCCAGTCAG GTTCCCAGCTCTCAGACTGAGGAAGAGGATTTCAGTGGAGGTCCGTGGGCAGCGATGAAGGCAGAGATGGGATTGGACGAAAGGAACTCCTCCTGTTTTCTGCACTCTTACAGCGTGGCCATGGTCCTCCGCAAG GCGGCCCTGAAACAGCTGGCGAAGAACAAGGTCCCCAACATGGCTGTGGTACTAAAGAGCATCCTCCACACACACGCTGATGCCAAGGCTGTGTTCAGGGATCCCACAG gAGAGATGCAGGGCACAGTGCACCGGCGCCTCCTAGAGGACAGACTAGGGGAGCTCAAGACAGGGGCTGTACTGCTGCTCAAACAG GTGGGCGTGTTCTCTCCGTCCCACCGTAACCACTACCTGAACGTGACACCCAACAACCTCCTGAGGATCTACCCTCCTGACGGCTCGACCCTGTCCTCCACACAGACCCAGCTGCTCCCACTCCACCTG GAGCCAATGTTGGAATCACCTGATCAGTCCTCCAGTGTCCCAGGAGTCCCTGTGTCTCAGATGGAGTTGttctatgatgatgatgatgaagaggatgtTCGGGCCCCACTGGTCTCTGCAGACTCTGGAGCGGGCTCCTCTAGTGTTCCACAGGGCCCCCCTGCTGCACCACTGGACCTGTCCTGGGACGCAG ATGACCTTGATGAGCTTCTTGGGGAGTTGCCTGTTGAGTCCTACTGCCTCTGA